The following proteins are encoded in a genomic region of Maylandia zebra isolate NMK-2024a linkage group LG1, Mzebra_GT3a, whole genome shotgun sequence:
- the ss18l2 gene encoding SS18-like protein 2 has product MSIVFVPKKLRGKATVNQETIQRLLDENDQLIRCITEYMQKGRAVECVQYQQILHRNIVYLATIADASPDSAASTSNCTSNDTSASAAAVNGHTEGS; this is encoded by the exons ATGTCGATTGTGTTTGTACCAAAGAAACTCAGAGGAAAAGCTACAGTCAACCAAGAGACGATACAGAGG TTACTGGATGAAAACGATCAACTGATCAGATGCATTACAGAGTACATGCAGAAAGGACGCGCGGTCGAGTGTGTGCA ATACCAACAGATTCTGCATCGCAACATTGTCTACCTGGCAACCATAGCTGATGCAAGTCCCGACAGTGCAGCTTCCACATCAAAT TGCACATCTAATGACACatcagcttcagcagcagctgtgaatGGGCACACAGAGGGCAGCTGA